In Terriglobia bacterium, the following proteins share a genomic window:
- a CDS encoding PilZ domain-containing protein: MPMERRQHRRVRLQLPARIRWITPFGQRTELRASEDASRGGLRFTLSSSLSPGTRIWVTFPYDSALPDGQPEMPARVVRCEPRPQGLAALAVHLEFVTLRNGRPRAEERRANPRRPLALPVRVRPDYLPWFEEAMTLDVSAAGLRFRSTRDYQPGARLFLSFATSPAAPAPAQEFRVVRVQPENGTGAVTVSVCRIGSFDLPSRLR; encoded by the coding sequence GTGCCGATGGAGCGCCGCCAGCATCGCCGGGTGCGCCTGCAACTGCCCGCACGCATCCGTTGGATCACTCCCTTCGGGCAGCGGACGGAACTCCGCGCCAGCGAAGATGCTTCCCGCGGCGGCCTGCGCTTCACCCTTTCTTCCTCGCTCTCTCCGGGCACGCGCATCTGGGTCACTTTTCCTTACGATTCCGCGCTGCCCGACGGCCAGCCGGAAATGCCCGCGCGCGTCGTGCGTTGCGAGCCCCGCCCACAGGGCCTTGCAGCCCTCGCTGTGCACCTGGAATTCGTCACCCTGCGCAACGGCCGCCCCCGCGCCGAAGAACGCCGCGCCAATCCGCGCCGCCCGCTGGCCCTTCCTGTGCGCGTCCGCCCTGACTATCTCCCCTGGTTCGAAGAGGCCATGACCCTCGACGTTTCCGCCGCGGGCCTGCGCTTTCGCAGCACCCGCGACTACCAGCCCGGCGCACGCCTTTTCCTCTCTTTCGCCACCTCTCCCGCCGCACCCGCCCCGGCCCAGGAGTTCCGCGTCGTCCGTGTCCAACCGGAGAACGGCACAGGCGCCGTGACCGTTTCCGTCTGCCGCATCGGCTCCTTCGACCTTCCGTCTCGCCTGCGCTAA
- a CDS encoding ATP-binding protein, which produces MAKKEECAKCQGTGWRVVPRNDGTPGKVAVACDCSVADRAAHVVERAHIPKRYEHCDFESYETNLAGGAYTPEAERALKQAKLQAECFARDYPVVEESGLLFMGNAGVGKTHLAVAILRELLKRGHSGYFCEYGKLLREIQNSYNATSQATEMSILEPVLKTEVLVIDDLGVIKPSDWVRDVIGFILNTRYSDASRDLNHRRCTIITTNYLDEPRDKKAPAKDPSGRSVEIREDKLADRIGVRTRSRLYEMCKTVEVAAPDFRREVRQAGHVKA; this is translated from the coding sequence ATGGCGAAGAAGGAAGAGTGCGCGAAGTGCCAGGGGACGGGCTGGCGGGTGGTGCCGCGGAACGACGGGACGCCGGGGAAAGTGGCGGTGGCGTGCGACTGCAGCGTGGCGGACCGCGCGGCGCACGTGGTGGAGCGGGCGCACATCCCCAAGCGCTACGAGCACTGCGATTTTGAAAGCTACGAGACGAATCTGGCTGGCGGCGCGTATACACCCGAGGCCGAGCGCGCGCTGAAGCAGGCCAAGCTGCAAGCCGAATGCTTTGCGCGGGACTATCCCGTGGTCGAAGAATCCGGCCTCCTCTTCATGGGCAATGCGGGCGTCGGAAAGACGCATCTGGCGGTAGCTATTTTGAGAGAGCTGTTGAAGCGCGGTCATAGCGGATACTTCTGTGAATACGGAAAACTGCTCCGAGAAATTCAGAACAGCTACAACGCCACCAGCCAGGCCACGGAGATGTCCATTCTTGAACCTGTGCTCAAAACAGAAGTCCTGGTTATCGACGACCTCGGAGTGATCAAGCCTTCGGATTGGGTTCGCGATGTAATCGGATTCATTCTGAACACTCGATATTCCGACGCCTCACGGGATCTCAACCACCGCCGCTGCACGATCATTACCACGAATTACCTGGACGAACCCCGGGACAAGAAGGCACCTGCCAAAGATCCTTCCGGCCGGTCCGTAGAGATTCGCGAGGACAAGCTGGCGGATCGGATCGGCGTACGTACGCGCTCACGCCTCTACGAAATGTGCAAGACGGTCGAAGTGGCCGCACCGGATTTCCGCCGGGAAGTCCGCCAAGCCGGCCACGTGAAGGCCTGA
- a CDS encoding aminotransferase class V-fold PLP-dependent enzyme, whose translation MATATEPKATDWRQEWFEFEDVTYLNTATHGPMPKASVRATQAALEWKKFPQLMQDAALFETPNRVRASLARLIGARPEEIALTTGASSGMAAVAYGLSWKPGDEIVTGRSEFPAQFTAWKPLEEREGVRLRVVAPRERFHTADDFIAALTAKTKLVSVSLVRFDDGSLLDAARLAAACHAQAAYLMLDISQCCGAIPLDVAQLGADFLACAGYKWLLSPYGTGFFWIKSAHIETMRPGPFYWQALPGADRFATLTFDDPKPGPGARRWDSPETASYFNLAAMDASLEFVLRVGPATIAAHNAKLIAQLFERLPRDRCVVASPQDAGRRGPYGCFAARTAEKTAALYERLRAEKIVVSLREGSLRVSPHLFNSERDIDRLITAVTA comes from the coding sequence ATGGCAACAGCAACCGAGCCGAAAGCAACGGACTGGCGGCAGGAGTGGTTTGAATTCGAGGATGTCACCTATCTGAACACGGCGACGCACGGGCCGATGCCGAAGGCTTCCGTGCGCGCCACGCAGGCCGCTCTGGAATGGAAGAAATTTCCGCAGCTCATGCAGGATGCGGCCCTCTTCGAGACGCCCAACCGCGTTCGCGCCTCCCTTGCACGATTGATCGGCGCAAGACCCGAGGAGATCGCGCTGACTACCGGCGCCAGCAGCGGGATGGCCGCGGTGGCGTACGGACTCTCCTGGAAGCCGGGCGACGAAATCGTCACCGGGAGGAGCGAGTTTCCCGCGCAGTTCACCGCCTGGAAACCGCTGGAGGAACGCGAGGGCGTGCGGCTGCGGGTTGTCGCGCCCCGGGAGAGGTTCCACACGGCAGACGATTTCATCGCGGCGCTGACAGCGAAGACAAAACTCGTTTCGGTGAGCCTGGTGCGCTTCGACGATGGCTCGCTGCTGGACGCGGCGCGCCTCGCGGCGGCGTGCCATGCGCAGGCAGCGTACCTGATGCTCGATATCAGCCAGTGCTGCGGGGCGATTCCGCTGGATGTAGCGCAACTGGGCGCCGACTTCCTCGCCTGTGCAGGCTATAAATGGCTGCTCAGCCCGTACGGCACGGGATTTTTCTGGATCAAGAGCGCGCACATCGAAACGATGCGTCCCGGCCCCTTCTATTGGCAGGCGCTGCCCGGGGCGGACCGCTTTGCGACGCTGACCTTCGACGATCCGAAGCCGGGTCCGGGGGCGCGGCGGTGGGACTCGCCGGAAACAGCCAGCTATTTCAATCTGGCGGCGATGGACGCATCACTGGAGTTTGTGCTGCGGGTGGGGCCGGCGACGATCGCAGCGCACAACGCCAAGCTGATCGCGCAACTCTTCGAACGGCTGCCGCGCGACCGGTGTGTTGTGGCGAGCCCGCAGGATGCGGGGCGGCGCGGGCCGTACGGCTGCTTCGCGGCGCGCACCGCGGAGAAGACCGCGGCGCTGTACGAGCGGTTACGGGCGGAGAAGATCGTGGTGAGCCTGCGCGAGGGAAGCCTGCGCGTTTCGCCGCACCTGTTCAATTCGGAGCGGGACATCGACCGGCTGATCACGGCGGTGACGGCGTGA
- a CDS encoding HIT domain-containing protein: MDYLWTPWRFKYITEAGKQPECFLCTAPAERKDAEKLIVLRGARNFVILNRYPYTSGHAMIAPYAHVADLQGCDAETLAEMMQLARRTEAALTASYKPDGMNLGMNLGRAAGAGVAGHVHLHILPRWFGDTNFMTVTGETRVHPEDLATTYQRLRKALASA, encoded by the coding sequence ATGGATTACTTGTGGACACCGTGGCGGTTCAAATACATAACGGAGGCCGGGAAACAGCCGGAATGCTTTCTGTGCACGGCGCCCGCAGAGAGGAAGGACGCGGAGAAGCTGATCGTGCTGCGCGGGGCGAGAAATTTCGTGATTTTGAACCGCTACCCCTACACCTCGGGGCACGCGATGATCGCGCCGTACGCGCACGTGGCGGACTTGCAGGGCTGCGACGCGGAAACCCTGGCGGAGATGATGCAACTGGCGCGGCGCACGGAGGCGGCACTCACGGCCAGCTACAAGCCGGACGGGATGAACCTGGGGATGAACCTGGGACGGGCGGCGGGAGCGGGGGTGGCCGGACACGTGCACCTGCACATTCTGCCGCGCTGGTTCGGGGACACCAACTTCATGACCGTCACCGGCGAAACCCGCGTCCACCCGGAAGACCTGGCCACCACCTATCAGCGCCTGCGGAAAGCGCTGGCATCCGCATGA
- a CDS encoding acyl-CoA dehydrogenase, whose product MNLQLTEEQQLLQKSVRDFAEAEVRPLAKELDETGHFPRGLFQKAAELGLTGVALPEAEGGAGFDHIAYTIVIEEISRCCASTGVILSVQNSLYCDPIHRAGTDEQKKRLLVPFARGEKIGCYALTEPQAGSNASALQTKAVKKGDKYILNGTKAWITNGGAADAAIVYVNTDPAKGEKGITALVVEKGTPGFQVGKEEKKLGISATACSELIFTDCEVPESNRIGVEGEGYKVALSTLDGGRIGIAAQAVGIAQGAFEAAVKYAQERMAFGHPIAQFQAIQFMLADMGTEIDAARLLVRKAAWKQDTGGRFSMEAAMAKLFASEMSTRVTHKAIQVHGGNGYSREYPVERAYRDARITEIYEGTSEIQRLVISAWVLKG is encoded by the coding sequence GTGAACCTGCAACTGACGGAAGAACAGCAATTACTGCAGAAGAGCGTGCGGGATTTCGCGGAAGCGGAAGTGCGGCCGCTGGCGAAAGAGCTGGACGAGACGGGTCACTTCCCGCGGGGACTGTTCCAGAAGGCGGCGGAGCTGGGGCTGACCGGCGTGGCCCTTCCGGAAGCGGAAGGCGGCGCGGGTTTCGACCACATCGCCTACACCATCGTGATCGAGGAGATTTCGCGCTGCTGCGCGTCGACGGGAGTGATCCTCTCCGTGCAGAATTCGCTGTACTGCGACCCCATCCACCGCGCGGGGACGGACGAACAGAAGAAGCGCTTGCTGGTGCCATTTGCACGCGGGGAAAAGATCGGGTGCTACGCGCTGACCGAGCCGCAGGCGGGGTCCAACGCTTCGGCGCTGCAGACCAAAGCGGTGAAGAAGGGCGACAAGTACATCCTCAACGGCACGAAGGCGTGGATCACCAACGGCGGGGCAGCGGATGCGGCGATCGTGTACGTGAACACGGACCCGGCGAAGGGCGAAAAAGGGATCACTGCGCTGGTGGTGGAAAAGGGCACGCCGGGGTTCCAGGTGGGCAAAGAAGAGAAGAAGCTGGGAATCAGCGCAACGGCGTGCAGCGAGCTGATCTTCACGGATTGCGAAGTGCCGGAGTCGAACCGCATCGGAGTGGAGGGCGAGGGCTATAAGGTGGCGCTGTCGACGCTGGACGGCGGGCGGATCGGGATCGCGGCGCAGGCGGTGGGGATCGCGCAGGGCGCGTTCGAAGCCGCGGTGAAGTACGCGCAGGAACGCATGGCCTTCGGGCACCCCATCGCGCAGTTCCAGGCGATTCAGTTCATGCTCGCGGACATGGGGACGGAGATCGACGCGGCGCGACTGCTGGTGCGCAAGGCGGCGTGGAAGCAGGACACGGGCGGGCGCTTCAGCATGGAAGCGGCGATGGCCAAGCTGTTCGCCAGCGAGATGTCCACGCGGGTGACGCACAAGGCGATCCAGGTGCACGGGGGGAACGGCTATAGCCGGGAGTATCCGGTGGAGCGGGCTTACCGCGACGCGCGGATCACGGAGATCTACGAAGGAACCAGCGAAATCCAGCGGCTGGTGATTTCCGCGTGGGTATTGAAGGGCTAG
- a CDS encoding PilZ domain-containing protein, which produces MNEDSERREARRFTMALPMRIFPQKAVESEFRGQTQDVSYRGLYFLADARKFTVGSEIEFIITLPEQVRQSGDVNIRCRGQIVRVEEVNDRTGIAAKIDRYEFLQTT; this is translated from the coding sequence ATGAATGAAGACTCCGAGCGCCGCGAAGCACGGCGATTCACGATGGCTTTGCCGATGCGAATTTTCCCGCAGAAAGCGGTGGAATCCGAGTTCCGGGGGCAGACGCAGGACGTCAGCTACCGCGGACTGTACTTTCTCGCGGATGCCCGGAAATTTACAGTAGGCAGCGAGATCGAGTTCATCATCACCCTGCCGGAACAGGTGCGGCAGAGCGGGGACGTGAACATCCGGTGCCGCGGGCAGATCGTGCGGGTGGAAGAGGTGAACGACCGCACGGGCATTGCCGCGAAGATCGACCGCTACGAATTTCTTCAGACCACCTGA
- a CDS encoding integration host factor subunit beta yields MTKQPTLTKADLIAEVERITELKRTESETIVETIFESIIEALQKGDKIEIRGFGSFRTRQRRGRIGRNPKTGAKVEVPPKKIPFFKPSKELKDFVNNPENAAAAQVPAPAAGETPGS; encoded by the coding sequence ATGACCAAACAACCCACATTAACGAAGGCCGACCTCATCGCCGAGGTCGAGCGCATCACCGAGCTAAAACGCACGGAATCGGAAACGATCGTGGAAACCATCTTCGAGAGCATCATTGAGGCGCTCCAGAAGGGGGACAAGATCGAGATTCGGGGCTTTGGCAGCTTTCGCACACGGCAGCGGCGCGGGCGCATCGGGCGGAACCCTAAGACCGGAGCAAAGGTGGAAGTGCCGCCGAAGAAGATCCCGTTTTTTAAGCCCAGCAAAGAGCTGAAGGACTTCGTGAACAACCCGGAGAATGCAGCGGCGGCGCAAGTCCCTGCGCCGGCTGCGGGCGAGACGCCGGGCAGTTGA
- a CDS encoding HAD family hydrolase produces MRRHTLLIDADDTLWENNVFFEKLIEDFISFVEPCGYPRAFIRHVLNETERKNIRQHGYGVRSFGRSLEETYLQLAGEMVQHETLARIHERVVDLERTPPKIMDGVPDTLAYLVQKHRLILFTKGEPAEQAAKVQRSGLQGFFEAIEIVPEKDQATYHGLVHKHKIVKTQGWMIGNSPRSDINPAVRVGLNAVYIPHANTWELEHEPVVGGSGKLMILPAFRELRTHF; encoded by the coding sequence ATGCGACGCCACACACTGCTGATCGACGCCGACGACACACTCTGGGAGAACAACGTTTTTTTCGAGAAGCTGATCGAAGACTTCATCAGCTTCGTGGAGCCCTGCGGATATCCGCGCGCGTTCATCCGGCACGTGCTGAACGAGACAGAACGCAAGAACATCCGGCAGCACGGCTACGGGGTGCGCAGCTTCGGCCGCTCCCTCGAGGAGACCTACCTGCAGCTCGCCGGGGAGATGGTGCAGCACGAAACGCTGGCGCGGATCCACGAACGCGTGGTGGACCTGGAACGCACGCCGCCGAAGATTATGGATGGCGTCCCGGATACGCTGGCCTACCTGGTGCAGAAGCACCGGCTGATCCTGTTCACCAAGGGCGAGCCGGCGGAGCAGGCCGCGAAGGTGCAGCGCTCCGGACTACAGGGCTTTTTCGAGGCTATCGAGATCGTGCCGGAGAAGGACCAGGCCACCTACCACGGCCTGGTGCACAAACACAAAATCGTGAAAACGCAGGGCTGGATGATCGGCAACAGCCCGCGCAGCGACATCAATCCGGCAGTGCGCGTGGGATTGAACGCCGTCTACATCCCGCACGCCAACACCTGGGAGCTGGAGCATGAGCCAGTGGTCGGCGGAAGCGGCAAGCTGATGATCCTGCCGGCGTTCCGCGAGCTGCGCACGCACTTCTGA
- a CDS encoding alpha/beta hydrolase: MTPRHEVQSLFLDGPAGRLEAILWAPPAGATPPLAALVCHPHPLFGGTLHNKVVYQAAKTLDSLGLPVLRFNFRGAGLSAGTHDKGRGELDDVRAALDYLAGKYPGLPLLLAGFSFGCWVGLRAGCADPRVTELVALGAPVNDSDFSYLQTCAKPKLFLHGANDEFGAPEKLQQLAAALPGENRVVVIDHADHFFAGHLEKMSAALAAWFRTRHPESRA; encoded by the coding sequence ATGACCCCTCGACACGAAGTGCAGTCTCTGTTTCTCGACGGCCCCGCAGGGCGCCTCGAAGCCATCCTCTGGGCCCCGCCCGCCGGCGCCACGCCGCCGCTGGCTGCGCTGGTCTGCCACCCCCACCCGCTCTTCGGCGGCACCCTGCACAATAAAGTCGTCTACCAGGCCGCGAAAACTCTCGACAGCCTGGGCCTGCCCGTTCTGCGCTTCAATTTTCGCGGCGCCGGCCTCAGCGCCGGTACCCACGACAAGGGCCGCGGCGAGCTGGACGACGTGCGCGCCGCTCTCGATTACCTCGCCGGAAAATATCCCGGCCTGCCGCTGCTCCTTGCGGGGTTCAGTTTTGGCTGCTGGGTGGGCTTGCGCGCGGGCTGCGCCGATCCCCGGGTCACCGAACTCGTCGCCCTTGGCGCCCCGGTCAACGATTCCGATTTTTCTTACCTGCAGACGTGCGCCAAACCCAAGCTCTTCCTGCACGGCGCCAACGACGAATTCGGCGCCCCCGAGAAGCTCCAGCAGCTGGCCGCCGCGCTCCCCGGAGAAAACCGCGTCGTCGTCATCGACCACGCCGATCATTTCTTCGCCGGCCACCTCGAAAAGATGAGTGCGGCCCTCGCCGCGTGGTTCCGCACACGCCACCCGGAATCCCGCGCGTAG
- a CDS encoding 30S ribosomal protein S1, with the protein MSHDHDNPTSAAAAEPAPEPETSPAPSAPEATPEETASAAAHAAAAVEANAVETQAAEEAAGAEELSKLIDQYGEQQEAHAQNEIVEVKVVAYTEHGVVVDLGTKTEGLIPAAEFTETDVPRPEPGATIEVQRTGEHKEGYVVLSYQKVLRRRMWEKIDAAHKAKETVTGKIVDRIKGGLVVDIGVRAFLPGSQYDLRPTQNLDGLVGQEIPVRITKLNRRRGNVVVSRRALLEEEQQAKRAALLEQLSEGQIVHGHVKNITDYGVFVDLGGIDGLLHVTDLSWGRVKHPSEVVKPEQELDVQILKFDKEKQRVSLGLKQLTVDPWLTAVEKYPAGTKVQGKVAGVVDYGCFVELEPGVEGLVHVTEMSWSKKQQHPSKVVKVGDGVEAVVLDIKPSDRRISLGMKQAQPDPWLQLAAKYPVGTVVTGKVRNIAEFGAFVEIEDGFDGLVHVGDVSWTGRVKNPHEVFKKGEAVTARVLKIEPENRRVSLGIKQVNDIWGDWFKQHKVGQVVKGKVSRIATFGAFVELGENIEGLCHNTEIEERKRRDEGPAPMHRTGGPLKSAGPLEPGKEYEFKIVKLSPEQRRIGLSYRAAVRQAERREIEEYRTTKSSATATIGDAIKSKLKQ; encoded by the coding sequence ATGTCACACGACCACGACAACCCCACGTCGGCGGCTGCCGCCGAGCCCGCACCCGAACCCGAAACGAGTCCGGCTCCCAGCGCACCCGAGGCCACCCCCGAAGAGACTGCCAGCGCAGCGGCGCATGCGGCCGCCGCGGTGGAAGCCAATGCCGTCGAGACGCAAGCCGCGGAAGAAGCGGCGGGCGCGGAGGAACTGAGCAAGCTGATCGACCAGTACGGCGAGCAGCAGGAAGCGCACGCGCAGAACGAGATTGTGGAAGTGAAAGTGGTGGCGTACACGGAACACGGCGTGGTCGTGGACCTGGGCACGAAGACCGAGGGGCTGATCCCCGCGGCGGAATTTACGGAGACGGACGTGCCGCGGCCGGAGCCGGGCGCGACGATCGAAGTGCAGCGCACGGGCGAGCACAAAGAAGGCTACGTGGTGCTGTCGTACCAGAAGGTGCTGCGGCGGCGGATGTGGGAAAAGATCGACGCGGCGCACAAGGCCAAGGAGACGGTCACGGGCAAGATCGTGGACCGCATCAAGGGCGGGCTGGTAGTGGATATCGGAGTGCGGGCGTTTCTGCCGGGATCGCAGTACGACCTGCGGCCGACGCAGAATCTGGACGGCCTGGTGGGCCAGGAGATCCCGGTACGGATCACCAAGCTGAACCGGCGGCGCGGAAACGTGGTGGTGAGCCGGCGGGCGCTGCTGGAAGAAGAACAGCAGGCGAAGCGCGCGGCGCTGCTGGAGCAGTTGAGCGAAGGGCAGATCGTGCACGGGCACGTGAAGAACATCACCGATTACGGGGTGTTCGTGGACCTCGGAGGGATCGACGGGCTGCTGCACGTGACGGACCTGAGCTGGGGCCGGGTGAAGCATCCTTCGGAAGTGGTCAAGCCGGAGCAGGAACTGGACGTGCAGATTCTGAAGTTCGACAAGGAAAAGCAGCGGGTGTCGCTGGGGCTGAAGCAGCTGACGGTGGATCCGTGGCTGACGGCCGTGGAGAAATACCCGGCGGGAACGAAAGTGCAGGGCAAGGTCGCGGGCGTGGTGGACTACGGCTGCTTCGTGGAGCTGGAGCCGGGCGTGGAAGGGCTGGTGCACGTCACGGAGATGAGCTGGTCGAAGAAGCAACAGCATCCCTCGAAAGTGGTGAAGGTGGGCGACGGAGTCGAGGCGGTGGTGCTGGACATCAAGCCGAGCGACCGGCGAATTTCGCTGGGAATGAAGCAGGCGCAGCCGGATCCGTGGCTGCAGCTGGCGGCGAAGTATCCGGTGGGCACAGTGGTCACCGGGAAGGTGCGCAACATCGCGGAGTTCGGAGCGTTCGTGGAGATCGAGGACGGCTTCGACGGGCTGGTGCACGTCGGGGACGTGAGCTGGACGGGGCGGGTGAAGAATCCGCACGAGGTGTTCAAGAAGGGCGAGGCGGTAACGGCGCGAGTGCTGAAGATCGAGCCGGAGAACCGGCGGGTGTCGCTGGGAATCAAGCAGGTCAACGACATCTGGGGCGACTGGTTCAAGCAGCACAAGGTCGGGCAGGTGGTAAAGGGCAAGGTGTCGCGCATCGCGACCTTCGGGGCGTTCGTGGAGCTGGGGGAGAACATCGAAGGGCTCTGCCACAACACGGAGATCGAAGAGCGCAAGCGGCGCGATGAAGGGCCGGCACCGATGCACCGCACGGGCGGGCCGCTGAAGAGCGCGGGACCCCTGGAACCGGGCAAGGAATACGAGTTCAAGATCGTCAAGCTGAGCCCGGAGCAGCGGCGGATCGGGCTGAGCTACCGGGCGGCGGTGCGCCAGGCGGAGCGGCGGGAGATCGAGGAGTATCGCACGACGAAGTCGTCGGCAACGGCGACGATCGGGGATGCGATCAAGTCCAAACTGAAACAGTAA
- a CDS encoding aldo/keto reductase, protein MNAYATHEGTLHYAERFRETAADGHFRQTPESTGQLILSSIGMGTYLGQPDAATDAGYTAAVVAAVESGINVLDTAINYRFQKSERNIGAALAQLRENGYGREELVLCTKGGYLTPDGAISGDPNEYFFREYIQKGVFTAKEIVAGSHCMTPRYLEDQLGRSLGNLGVQAIDVYYLHNPETQLGEMPRKEFLARVQAAFAFLESAAAAGKIQYYGMATWNGFRQEAKERDAMQLAEIAQLARDIAGEKHRFRFVQLPFNLAMTEALTLGNQTVEGKARTMAEAADELDVTLIASASLLQGQVARNLPGFVGAAFGLGNDAQCALQFARSSPGITTALVGMAQVEHVRANARLAQVASATVDQFSKLFERGDSK, encoded by the coding sequence ATGAACGCCTACGCCACACACGAAGGAACGCTGCACTACGCCGAACGATTTCGGGAGACGGCCGCGGACGGGCATTTCCGGCAGACGCCGGAATCGACGGGGCAGCTGATCCTGTCTTCGATCGGGATGGGGACGTATCTGGGGCAGCCGGATGCGGCCACGGATGCGGGGTACACGGCGGCAGTGGTGGCAGCGGTGGAGAGCGGGATCAACGTGCTGGACACGGCGATCAACTACCGCTTCCAGAAGAGCGAGCGGAACATCGGGGCGGCGCTGGCGCAACTGCGCGAGAACGGGTACGGGCGCGAGGAACTGGTGCTGTGCACGAAAGGCGGCTACCTGACGCCGGACGGGGCGATCTCCGGCGACCCGAACGAATATTTTTTCCGCGAGTACATCCAGAAGGGCGTGTTTACGGCGAAGGAGATCGTGGCGGGGTCGCACTGCATGACGCCGCGCTATCTGGAGGACCAGTTGGGGCGCAGCCTGGGGAATCTGGGGGTGCAGGCGATCGACGTCTATTATCTGCACAACCCGGAGACCCAGCTGGGGGAGATGCCGCGCAAAGAGTTTCTGGCGCGGGTGCAGGCGGCGTTCGCGTTTCTGGAATCGGCGGCGGCGGCGGGAAAGATTCAGTATTACGGCATGGCCACGTGGAACGGATTCCGGCAAGAGGCGAAGGAGCGGGACGCGATGCAGCTCGCGGAGATCGCGCAGCTGGCGCGGGATATCGCCGGGGAGAAGCACCGTTTCCGGTTCGTGCAGCTGCCGTTCAATCTGGCGATGACCGAGGCGCTGACGCTGGGCAACCAGACGGTCGAGGGGAAGGCGAGGACCATGGCGGAAGCGGCCGACGAGCTGGACGTAACCCTGATCGCCAGCGCGTCCCTGCTGCAGGGGCAGGTGGCGCGAAACCTGCCGGGGTTTGTGGGCGCAGCGTTCGGGCTGGGGAACGATGCGCAATGCGCGCTGCAGTTCGCGCGGTCGTCGCCAGGAATCACCACGGCGCTGGTGGGGATGGCCCAGGTGGAGCACGTGCGGGCCAACGCGCGGCTGGCGCAGGTGGCCTCGGCAACGGTGGATCAGTTCAGCAAGCTCTTCGAACGCGGGGACAGCAAATAA
- a CDS encoding glutaredoxin family protein, with product MKEYLSQKNISFEERDVATNPIALEDLKRLRAMTTPVTVIGDQVVIGFDPEKLDAALGN from the coding sequence GTGAAAGAGTATCTTTCACAGAAAAACATTTCCTTTGAAGAGCGCGATGTCGCAACCAATCCCATTGCTCTCGAAGATCTCAAACGCCTCCGGGCGATGACGACACCCGTGACGGTCATCGGCGACCAGGTCGTTATTGGGTTCGATCCTGAAAAGCTGGATGCGGCATTGGGGAATTAG
- a CDS encoding helix-turn-helix transcriptional regulator, translating into MSPRGKKRAKAGYMISAVAELYQLHPQTLRLYERVGLLKPSRSQGNTRLYTDRDLQRLEVILTLARDMGVNLAGIEIILNMREKMVEMEQQMMEFAQVVQEELGRMASGVAERAPRNAIVPARQRAR; encoded by the coding sequence ATGTCGCCGCGCGGAAAAAAACGGGCCAAGGCCGGGTACATGATCAGTGCGGTGGCGGAGCTGTATCAGCTGCACCCGCAGACGCTGCGGCTCTACGAGCGAGTGGGGCTGTTGAAGCCGTCGCGCTCGCAGGGAAATACGCGGCTGTACACGGACCGGGACCTGCAGCGGCTGGAAGTGATCCTGACGCTGGCGCGGGACATGGGCGTAAACCTGGCGGGGATCGAGATCATCCTGAACATGCGCGAGAAGATGGTGGAGATGGAGCAGCAGATGATGGAGTTCGCGCAGGTGGTGCAGGAAGAGCTGGGACGGATGGCGTCGGGCGTGGCGGAACGCGCGCCCCGGAACGCGATCGTGCCGGCGCGGCAGCGCGCGCGGTAG